The Deltaproteobacteria bacterium genome has a window encoding:
- the pgeF gene encoding peptidoglycan editing factor PgeF, which produces MLVSPALTVPGVRHAFSTRRGGVSPAPCDSLSFGLAAGNPEAAWRTNAERLAARVGLGAEALHCARQVHGTRVLEVPAGADPAATRAESADALVTARPGTMVGVFTADCVPVLLADAEAGVVAAVHAGWRGLSAGVIEAAANRMVVRHGARPERLRAAIGPCIGPCCYEVGPEVVEAFAALPRAVRSGGAGRPHVDLAVGAEEVLLRLGVLPAHLGRAELCTRCLPELFFSYRRDGERAGRQLSVVALCGPA; this is translated from the coding sequence GTGCTGGTGAGTCCCGCGCTCACCGTCCCCGGCGTGCGGCACGCCTTCTCCACGCGGCGGGGTGGGGTGAGCCCGGCTCCCTGCGACTCGCTCAGCTTCGGCCTCGCGGCGGGAAACCCCGAGGCGGCCTGGCGAACCAACGCCGAACGGCTTGCCGCGCGCGTGGGGCTTGGCGCCGAGGCGCTCCACTGCGCGCGGCAGGTGCACGGGACCCGCGTGTTGGAGGTGCCTGCCGGCGCCGACCCCGCGGCGACGCGCGCCGAGTCCGCGGACGCGCTCGTGACCGCGCGCCCGGGCACGATGGTGGGAGTCTTCACGGCGGACTGCGTCCCGGTGTTGCTCGCCGACGCCGAGGCGGGGGTCGTGGCTGCCGTGCACGCCGGCTGGCGCGGCCTCTCGGCGGGAGTGATCGAGGCGGCGGCGAACCGCATGGTCGTGCGCCACGGGGCCAGGCCAGAGCGTCTTCGGGCGGCGATCGGCCCGTGCATCGGGCCGTGCTGCTACGAGGTGGGGCCCGAGGTGGTGGAGGCCTTCGCGGCGCTGCCGCGGGCGGTGCGTTCCGGGGGAGCGGGGCGACCGCACGTGGACCTGGCGGTGGGGGCCGAAGAGGTGCTCCTTCGCCTCGGGGTGCTCCCGGCGCACCTCGGCCGCGCCGAACTCTGCACCCGCTGTCTGCCCGAGCTCTTCTTCTCCTATCGGCGAGACGGCGAGCGCGCGGGGCGGCAGCTCAGCGTGGTCGCGCTTTGCGGGCCCGCGTAG
- a CDS encoding RluA family pseudouridine synthase — protein sequence MASSDGSSFAFEVGAAEGGLRLDQYLAGRELPQTRSQLKRCIDAGCCLVNAQVARPARRLRAGDRVVYTPPPPVPSDVLPEAIALVVLFEDDQVVVVDKPAGMVVHPAAGHRSGTLVAALLAHCGELAEVGGVLRPGIVHRLDKLTSGVLVASKTDAAHGGLAAQFKAHSVERRYLALAAGELRADSGRIETAYGRHPTERKRFTSRVPTGRRAVTHFQVVERFVGATLVEARLETGRTHQVRVHFAEHLAPLLGDPTYGRAPRDARLREVGRALGRQALHAQVLGFDHPRSGERLRFVSPVPEDFAAALAALRSGPP from the coding sequence ATGGCCTCGTCCGATGGGTCCTCCTTCGCCTTCGAGGTGGGCGCAGCCGAGGGGGGGCTCCGCCTCGATCAGTACCTGGCCGGTCGCGAGCTGCCGCAGACCCGTTCACAGCTCAAGCGTTGCATCGACGCGGGGTGCTGCCTGGTGAACGCGCAGGTGGCCAGGCCCGCGCGGCGTCTGCGCGCAGGGGATCGCGTGGTCTACACCCCGCCCCCGCCCGTTCCCTCTGACGTGCTCCCCGAGGCGATCGCGCTGGTCGTGCTCTTTGAGGACGACCAGGTCGTGGTGGTGGACAAGCCGGCGGGAATGGTAGTGCACCCGGCGGCGGGGCATCGGTCGGGGACGCTCGTGGCGGCGCTGCTCGCTCACTGCGGCGAGCTGGCCGAGGTGGGCGGAGTGTTGCGGCCGGGGATCGTCCATCGCCTCGACAAGCTGACGAGCGGCGTGCTCGTGGCGAGCAAGACCGACGCCGCGCACGGGGGCTTGGCGGCGCAGTTCAAGGCGCACTCGGTGGAGCGGCGCTACCTGGCGCTCGCGGCGGGCGAGCTGCGTGCCGATAGCGGCCGGATCGAGACCGCCTACGGCCGACATCCGACCGAGCGCAAGCGCTTCACGAGCCGCGTCCCGACGGGCCGCCGCGCCGTCACGCACTTTCAGGTGGTGGAGCGCTTCGTCGGGGCGACCCTCGTCGAGGCGCGTCTCGAGACCGGGCGCACGCACCAGGTGCGCGTGCACTTCGCCGAGCATCTGGCGCCGCTGCTCGGCGATCCGACCTACGGGCGCGCGCCACGCGACGCACGTCTTCGAGAGGTGGGGCGCGCGCTCGGACGGCAGGCGCTGCACGCGCAGGTCCTCGGCTTCGACCATCCCCGTTCGGGTGAGCGCCTTCGTTTCGTCTCGCCCGTCCCCGAGGACTTCGCCGCGGCGCTCGCGGCGCTGCGGTCGGGGCCCCCGTGA